The following proteins are encoded in a genomic region of Ignavibacteriota bacterium:
- a CDS encoding dual specificity protein phosphatase family protein — MTAFETHAHAVAGFISSEDIPMDLFQIDDHGCLYISPDIDDWEPVKQNEIHAIFDLDGNLDLGIPEIPGQMLYVYFPFDDKGLPDLERLHAIARLGATLVKDGVGVLSHCGMGHNRSALLAGVMLTYMGKSGAEAVELLRMKRQGALYNKVYAEYLEKLPVAASS; from the coding sequence ATGACCGCATTCGAAACACACGCCCACGCGGTGGCCGGTTTCATTTCCTCTGAGGACATCCCCATGGACCTGTTTCAAATAGACGATCACGGCTGTCTGTACATCTCTCCCGACATCGACGATTGGGAACCTGTAAAACAGAATGAAATCCATGCGATCTTCGATCTGGACGGCAATCTCGACCTCGGGATTCCCGAGATACCCGGCCAGATGTTGTACGTATATTTTCCATTCGACGACAAGGGGCTGCCCGACCTCGAACGTCTGCATGCCATCGCGCGCCTTGGCGCAACACTGGTCAAGGATGGCGTCGGCGTGCTGTCACATTGTGGTATGGGACACAACCGGTCGGCGCTGCTCGCCGGTGTGATGCTGACCTACATGGGAAAAAGTGGTGCGGAGGCCGTGGAGCTGCTTCGTATGAAACGCCAGGGGGCGCTGTACAACAAGGTGTACGCGGAGTATCTCGAGAAACTGCCGGTGGCCGCGTCGAGTTAG